A genomic stretch from Flavobacterium nitratireducens includes:
- a CDS encoding metal-dependent hydrolase: MKITYYGHAALGIKVGGKHIIVDPFISANPLAEHIDINELKADYILITHAHGDHVLDVEAIAQRTGAVVVSNAEIAGHYAAKGFQAHPMNHGGSWNFDFGKVKYVNAVHSSSFPDGTYGGNPGGFVIEGEHKNIYIAGDTALTMDMKLIPMRTKLDLAIFPIGDNFTMDVQDAILASDFVECDKVLGYHYDTFGYIKIDHKAAIQAFFDKGKDLMLLEIGDSIEL, encoded by the coding sequence ATGAAAATAACCTATTACGGACACGCTGCTTTAGGGATTAAAGTAGGTGGAAAACACATTATTGTTGATCCTTTTATTTCGGCAAATCCTTTAGCGGAACATATAGATATTAATGAATTAAAAGCCGATTATATTTTGATCACGCACGCACATGGAGATCATGTTTTGGATGTAGAAGCTATTGCGCAACGAACAGGAGCAGTTGTCGTTTCTAATGCTGAAATTGCGGGTCATTATGCTGCCAAAGGTTTTCAGGCACATCCAATGAATCACGGTGGAAGTTGGAATTTCGACTTCGGGAAAGTAAAATATGTTAATGCGGTGCATTCTAGTTCGTTTCCTGATGGAACTTATGGGGGAAATCCAGGTGGTTTTGTAATTGAAGGCGAACATAAAAACATTTACATTGCTGGCGATACTGCTTTGACTATGGATATGAAATTGATTCCTATGCGAACCAAACTCGATTTGGCTATATTCCCTATCGGAGACAATTTTACGATGGATGTTCAAGACGCTATTTTAGCTTCTGATTTTGTGGAATGCGATAAGGTATTAGGTTATCACTATGATACTTTTGGCTATATCAAAATTGATCATAAAGCGGCAATTCAGGCCTTTTTTGATAAAGGAAAAGATTTGATGTTGCTTGAAATTGGTGATAGTATCGAATTGTAA
- a CDS encoding CvfB family protein: MLKIGKYNNLTILRDTKVGLFLGNPETDPEGIHDVLLPNKYVPKVFEIGEEIVVFVYLDHEQRPVATTLEPYILLNEFALLRVNYINQVGAFMDWGMEKDILVPFKEQARPMEKGKRYLVYLYMDQKTNRLVASSKTNQFLSNDELTVEKGEEVDLIVSHITEIGINVIINEKHKGLLYKDEVYDDSIRTGDRMCGYIKNIRPDHKIDVSLQKLGYEGVEPNADKILDELRASRGFLRLNDNSHPEDIKTVLKMSKKTFKKAIGALYKEKLIEIKEDGIYLVKE; this comes from the coding sequence CCAGAAACGGATCCTGAAGGAATTCACGATGTATTACTACCCAACAAATACGTTCCTAAAGTATTTGAAATTGGAGAAGAAATAGTTGTTTTTGTGTACTTGGATCACGAGCAACGTCCTGTTGCAACTACTTTAGAACCTTATATTTTATTGAACGAATTTGCACTTTTACGTGTAAATTACATCAATCAGGTTGGGGCTTTTATGGACTGGGGAATGGAAAAAGACATTCTGGTGCCGTTTAAGGAACAAGCCCGACCAATGGAAAAAGGAAAGCGTTATCTGGTTTATCTTTACATGGATCAAAAGACGAATCGTTTAGTGGCTTCTAGTAAAACCAATCAATTTTTGAGTAATGATGAACTTACAGTTGAAAAAGGCGAAGAAGTAGATTTAATTGTTTCTCATATTACAGAAATAGGGATTAATGTAATTATCAACGAAAAACACAAAGGGCTTTTATACAAAGACGAAGTGTATGATGATAGTATTCGTACTGGAGACAGAATGTGTGGTTACATTAAAAATATCCGACCTGATCATAAAATAGATGTTTCGTTGCAAAAATTAGGCTATGAAGGAGTCGAACCTAATGCTGATAAGATATTGGACGAATTAAGAGCTAGCCGTGGATTTTTAAGATTAAATGATAATTCGCATCCAGAAGATATCAAAACGGTGCTTAAGATGAGTAAAAAGACTTTTAAGAAAGCAATTGGTGCTTTGTACAAAGAAAAACTGATAGAAATTAAAGAAGACGGAATTTATCTTGTAAAGGAATAA
- a CDS encoding o-succinylbenzoate synthase, with translation MKATYHNYILNFKRPSGTSRGVMTDKETWFLVLEKDGKKGIGECGILRGLSADDRPDYEEKLQWTCANIHLGKDVLWEALIEFPSIQFGVEMAFLSLASETPFLLFPSAFTNGEKSIDINGLIWMGEAAFMKEQIEEKLAQGFRCVKLKIGAIDFEKELELLRYIRQYFTPEQVEIRVDANGAFGLDEALDKLNKLSVFQLHSIEQPIQKNNTDRMSELCKTTPFPIALDEELIGVFSLEEKEQLLQKIKPQYIILKPSFVGGFKGTQEWISLAEKYQIGWWITSALESNIGLNAIAQWTYTLQNPMPQGLGTGALYTNNFDCPLEVSAGQLWYKTNKNWDFYFDQLAVL, from the coding sequence ATGAAAGCAACATACCATAATTACATCCTCAATTTTAAACGACCATCAGGGACTTCTCGTGGTGTGATGACTGACAAAGAAACCTGGTTTCTTGTTTTGGAAAAAGACGGTAAAAAAGGAATAGGAGAGTGCGGAATCTTAAGAGGATTAAGTGCTGATGATCGACCAGATTATGAAGAAAAATTGCAATGGACTTGCGCTAATATTCATTTGGGCAAAGACGTGCTTTGGGAAGCATTGATTGAATTTCCTTCGATACAGTTTGGAGTCGAAATGGCTTTTCTATCCTTAGCAAGTGAAACGCCTTTCTTGCTCTTTCCATCAGCCTTCACTAATGGGGAGAAATCAATCGACATTAACGGTTTGATTTGGATGGGTGAGGCTGCTTTTATGAAGGAACAAATCGAGGAAAAACTAGCTCAAGGTTTTCGTTGTGTCAAACTTAAAATTGGCGCCATTGATTTCGAAAAAGAACTAGAATTACTACGTTATATTCGTCAATATTTTACTCCGGAGCAGGTTGAAATTAGGGTAGATGCTAATGGTGCTTTTGGTTTAGATGAAGCTTTAGATAAATTAAATAAATTATCTGTATTTCAATTACATAGTATAGAACAGCCTATTCAAAAAAACAATACTGACAGGATGTCAGAGCTATGTAAAACAACGCCTTTTCCGATTGCTTTAGATGAGGAATTGATAGGTGTGTTTTCATTGGAAGAAAAAGAACAATTACTGCAAAAAATTAAGCCGCAATACATCATTTTAAAGCCAAGTTTTGTAGGTGGTTTTAAAGGAACTCAAGAGTGGATTAGCCTAGCCGAAAAGTATCAAATTGGCTGGTGGATTACCTCTGCATTAGAAAGTAATATAGGTTTAAATGCTATCGCGCAATGGACGTATACATTGCAAAATCCGATGCCTCAGGGTTTAGGAACCGGTGCTTTGTACACCAATAATTTTGATTGTCCGCTTGAGGTTTCAGCAGGGCAATTATGGTATAAAACAAATAAAAACTGGGATTTTTATTTTGATCAATTAGCTGTTTTATAG
- the menA gene encoding 1,4-dihydroxy-2-naphthoate octaprenyltransferase, with the protein MKHWIEAARLRTLPLSVSGIIVGSMYALANPTDAILTPTEVFNWRLFGFAILTTLGLQILSNFANDYGDGMKGTDNEDRIGPKRAIQSGVISPAAMKRAIVITSFLTLLSAIALIYYAFGYEHLYYSIFYLVLGILAILSAIRYTVGNTAYGYRGYGDLFVFIFFGLVSTLGVNFLYSKEAEPLLILPAMAVGFLSVGVLNLNNMRDEASDKKGGKNTIVVKIGGEKAKKYHYFLVGGAMFLVFLFAVLFDLYADPYPGQINFDLYLFLVAYFPLIKHLIRVSKNKEPRDLDPELKKLALSTFALSVLLSLCMIYFFSDIIVNAFLGGR; encoded by the coding sequence ATGAAACACTGGATTGAAGCCGCAAGATTGCGCACTTTACCTTTATCGGTATCAGGAATTATAGTAGGAAGTATGTATGCTTTGGCTAATCCTACCGATGCAATATTAACACCAACAGAAGTATTCAATTGGAGACTTTTTGGTTTTGCTATTCTTACCACCTTAGGATTGCAAATTCTTTCCAATTTTGCCAATGATTATGGCGATGGTATGAAAGGAACCGATAATGAAGACCGAATAGGGCCTAAACGTGCTATCCAAAGTGGCGTTATTTCGCCAGCTGCTATGAAACGCGCTATTGTAATCACCTCGTTTTTGACTTTGCTTTCGGCAATTGCATTAATTTATTATGCTTTTGGGTACGAGCATTTGTACTATTCTATTTTTTATTTGGTATTAGGGATTTTAGCGATTTTATCGGCTATTCGTTATACAGTTGGGAACACAGCTTATGGATATCGCGGATATGGCGATTTGTTTGTTTTTATTTTCTTCGGCTTAGTTAGTACTTTAGGCGTTAATTTTTTGTATTCTAAAGAGGCAGAGCCTTTGCTTATTTTGCCAGCAATGGCTGTAGGTTTTCTAAGTGTTGGGGTTTTAAATCTAAATAATATGCGAGATGAAGCCTCGGACAAAAAAGGGGGTAAAAATACCATTGTGGTTAAAATTGGAGGTGAAAAAGCTAAAAAGTACCACTATTTTTTAGTTGGTGGCGCAATGTTTTTAGTGTTCCTTTTTGCAGTTTTATTTGATTTATATGCTGATCCTTATCCAGGGCAAATTAATTTTGATTTATATCTTTTTCTTGTAGCTTATTTCCCTTTGATTAAACATTTAATAAGGGTATCAAAAAATAAAGAACCTAGAGATTTAGATCCAGAATTAAAAAAGTTAGCCTTAAGTACTTTTGCGCTTTCGGTATTGTTGTCATTGTGTATGATTTACTTTTTCTCAGATATTATTGTTAATGCCTTTTTAGGCGGAAGGTAA
- a CDS encoding tetratricopeptide repeat protein, translating into MKKIIFVLFVSIFCQSVFAQKTGYWDKERATYKEIMVSARDRIVVETDDFPAGTTELIYRITLLDDNQKMAGSLVSVLKSIPDPTGISQGSAGAVFLMSKISGDDKCKYAIFSKSDLAKNYGTTGETVDACLVQNTAISKDAKRLSIDKSACLKSNAAKLYFGFESSNWIMKQKIVLEVVPWVDAKLSRGWTLENRKNIISQCKTSALARKMANSDDFCVCIAEKIQKQYTFQEFQKLLPMEQTKAYKDFGASCFEETGIAKTVFNDLRTKASNSVKNGDYSAAIKTYNEIVNQGKATATDYANLGNSYLLTKQYAKAIKVLKEGEKKDDTELLVKINLAHAYLLNGEFAKAKSIYKEYQNQNVTDNLSWTQKIKDDFQAFAKAGIQNDNFDKILKLIK; encoded by the coding sequence GTGAAAAAAATAATTTTTGTGCTATTCGTTAGCATTTTTTGTCAGAGTGTTTTTGCTCAAAAAACCGGTTATTGGGACAAGGAAAGAGCAACCTATAAAGAAATTATGGTTTCGGCACGAGACCGAATTGTTGTAGAAACCGATGATTTTCCAGCAGGAACCACCGAATTAATTTACAGAATTACATTGCTTGATGATAATCAAAAAATGGCTGGAAGTCTGGTTTCTGTTTTAAAATCAATTCCGGACCCAACAGGGATTAGTCAGGGTTCGGCAGGAGCTGTTTTTTTGATGTCTAAAATCTCAGGAGATGATAAATGCAAATACGCTATTTTTTCCAAAAGTGATTTGGCTAAAAATTACGGAACCACAGGTGAAACGGTCGATGCTTGTTTGGTGCAAAATACCGCCATTAGTAAAGATGCTAAGCGACTTTCTATTGATAAATCGGCTTGTTTGAAATCCAATGCTGCTAAATTGTATTTTGGTTTCGAAAGCTCGAATTGGATTATGAAACAAAAAATCGTTCTAGAAGTAGTGCCGTGGGTAGATGCAAAATTAAGTAGAGGTTGGACACTTGAAAACAGAAAAAACATCATCAGTCAGTGTAAAACTTCGGCTTTAGCTCGAAAAATGGCTAATTCGGATGATTTTTGTGTTTGTATTGCCGAGAAAATCCAAAAACAATATACTTTTCAGGAATTCCAAAAACTGTTGCCTATGGAACAAACGAAGGCGTATAAGGATTTTGGAGCGAGTTGTTTTGAGGAAACAGGAATTGCTAAAACGGTTTTTAATGATTTAAGAACAAAAGCGTCAAATAGCGTTAAAAATGGCGATTACAGTGCTGCAATTAAAACGTATAATGAAATTGTTAACCAAGGAAAAGCAACCGCTACGGATTATGCTAATTTAGGAAATTCCTATTTGTTGACGAAGCAGTATGCTAAAGCAATCAAAGTCCTAAAAGAAGGGGAAAAGAAAGATGATACCGAATTGTTAGTCAAAATCAATTTGGCTCATGCATATCTATTAAATGGCGAATTCGCTAAAGCTAAAAGTATTTATAAAGAATACCAGAATCAAAATGTAACAGACAATCTTAGCTGGACTCAAAAAATCAAAGATGATTTTCAGGCTTTTGCGAAAGCTGGAATCCAAAATGATAATTTTGATAAGATTTTGAAGTTGATAAAGTGA